A stretch of the Halomonas sp. BDJS001 genome encodes the following:
- a CDS encoding type II toxin-antitoxin system VapB family antitoxin, producing the protein MRTTVTIDDELYEQALAFAEPGMDKPSDLFREAMKTYVRIQAGRRLAALGGTAPEMPDIPRRREEPSTQ; encoded by the coding sequence ATGCGAACCACTGTTACCATTGACGATGAGTTGTACGAGCAAGCATTGGCGTTTGCCGAGCCCGGAATGGATAAACCATCAGACCTCTTTCGCGAGGCCATGAAGACCTATGTCCGCATACAAGCCGGTCGGCGCCTTGCAGCCTTAGGCGGGACTGCGCCAGAGATGCCCGACATACCCCGCCGACGCGAGGAGCCTTCAACGCAATGA
- a CDS encoding type II toxin-antitoxin system VapC family toxin, whose product MSVLVDTSVWVDHFRKRNDALVELIEKDLVLNHPMVLVELACGTPPSPRIQTLESVALLRSCQQASLSEVMDFIEREKLYGLGCGLVDMCLLASTLITPDTQLWTLDRRLADMAGKFAAAYHVAVH is encoded by the coding sequence ATGAGCGTGCTAGTCGACACATCGGTCTGGGTGGATCATTTCAGAAAACGAAACGATGCCCTGGTCGAATTGATCGAAAAGGATCTTGTACTCAACCACCCAATGGTTTTGGTTGAACTAGCCTGCGGCACACCCCCTTCCCCACGCATCCAAACGTTAGAAAGTGTTGCCCTCTTGCGGTCATGTCAGCAAGCTAGCTTGTCGGAAGTGATGGATTTCATCGAACGCGAAAAGCTCTATGGCCTGGGATGCGGTTTAGTCGATATGTGCTTGCTTGCCTCTACACTCATCACGCCCGATACGCAGCTATGGACACTGGATAGACGCCTTGCGGATATGGCGGGAAAATTCGCTGCGGCCTACCATGTGGCTGTGCATTGA
- a CDS encoding OsmC domain/YcaO domain-containing protein gives MEIKVNYLDNLRLEAKFDDFTVISDQPIRYKGDGSAPGPFDYFLASSAMCAAYFVKVYCNARDIPTENIRLSQNNIVDPEDRYKQIFKIQVELPEDISEKDRQGILRSIDRCTVKKVVQTGPDFQIETVENIDEDAQALLMGAPEGGSTYIEGKDLPLEQTIANMSTILADLGMKIEIASWRNIVPHVWSLHIRDAASPMCFTNGKGATKESALCSALGEFIERLSCNFFYNDQFLGEEIANSDFVHYPNEKWFQPGPNDELPAEILDEHCLAIYNPEGELCGSNLIDTNSGREDRGIVSLPFVRQSDGETIYFPSNLIENLFLSNGMSAGNTLVEAQVQCLSEIFERAVKREILEQELALPDVPQEVLAKYPSIVEGINALEAQGFPVLVKDASMGGQFPVMCVTLMNPRTGGVFASFGAHPSFEVALERSLTELLQGRSFEGLNDLPLPTFNSQTVAEPNNFVEHFIDSVGVVSWRFFSAKSDFEFSEWDFSGSNEEEAETLFGIFEELGAEVYMAVHEDLGAPVCRILVPGYSEVYPIEDLIWDNTNKALDYREDILNLHRLDDDQLTDLVERLEESQMDDHADIITLIGIEFDENTEWGQLTILELKLLVYLALQRHEEALDCVQMFLQYNDNTVERGLFYQAVNAVLEIVLDDELALEDYLHNFQRMFGVDTMAAVVGSVSGEVRFHGLTPTNMQLEGLERHQRLIESYKKLHAARAAKAGI, from the coding sequence ATGGAAATCAAAGTTAACTATCTCGACAACCTCCGCCTGGAGGCCAAGTTCGATGATTTTACGGTCATCTCCGACCAGCCGATTCGCTATAAGGGCGACGGCTCGGCACCGGGGCCGTTCGACTACTTCCTGGCGTCTTCTGCCATGTGCGCGGCCTACTTCGTGAAGGTGTATTGCAACGCCCGGGATATTCCTACCGAGAATATTCGTCTTTCCCAGAACAATATTGTCGACCCAGAAGATCGCTATAAGCAGATTTTCAAAATCCAGGTCGAGCTGCCTGAAGATATTTCTGAAAAAGATCGCCAGGGCATTCTGCGCTCCATCGACCGCTGCACGGTCAAGAAAGTGGTGCAAACTGGCCCTGATTTCCAAATCGAGACGGTAGAGAACATCGACGAGGACGCCCAGGCATTGTTGATGGGCGCGCCGGAAGGCGGCAGTACCTATATAGAAGGTAAAGACCTGCCGCTGGAGCAGACCATCGCCAATATGAGCACGATCCTTGCAGACCTCGGCATGAAGATCGAAATTGCTTCCTGGCGCAATATCGTGCCTCATGTCTGGTCGCTGCATATTCGCGATGCGGCTTCACCGATGTGCTTTACCAACGGCAAAGGCGCCACCAAAGAGAGCGCGCTCTGTTCGGCATTGGGCGAATTTATCGAGCGCTTGAGCTGTAACTTCTTCTATAACGACCAGTTCCTTGGTGAGGAAATCGCGAACAGCGACTTTGTTCACTACCCCAATGAGAAGTGGTTCCAGCCGGGCCCGAATGACGAACTGCCTGCGGAGATTCTCGACGAGCACTGTCTGGCGATCTACAACCCGGAAGGCGAACTGTGCGGCTCCAACCTAATCGATACCAATTCGGGCCGTGAAGATCGGGGTATTGTTTCGCTGCCCTTTGTGCGCCAATCCGATGGCGAAACGATCTACTTCCCCTCCAACCTGATCGAAAACCTGTTCCTGAGTAACGGCATGAGCGCGGGCAATACCCTAGTAGAAGCTCAGGTACAGTGCCTCTCGGAAATTTTCGAGCGGGCGGTAAAACGGGAAATCCTCGAGCAGGAGTTGGCTCTGCCGGATGTGCCGCAGGAGGTGCTGGCGAAATACCCCAGCATTGTCGAAGGTATTAACGCTTTGGAAGCTCAAGGCTTTCCGGTGTTGGTGAAAGATGCCTCCATGGGCGGGCAGTTCCCGGTCATGTGCGTGACCTTGATGAACCCGCGCACCGGCGGCGTGTTTGCTTCCTTTGGCGCCCACCCAAGCTTTGAAGTAGCGCTGGAGCGCAGCTTGACCGAGCTGCTCCAAGGCCGCAGCTTCGAGGGCTTGAATGATCTGCCGCTGCCCACCTTTAATTCGCAAACGGTTGCCGAGCCGAACAACTTCGTTGAGCACTTTATCGACTCGGTGGGCGTGGTCTCATGGCGCTTCTTTAGCGCCAAGTCTGATTTTGAGTTCAGCGAGTGGGACTTCTCCGGCAGCAACGAGGAAGAAGCCGAGACGCTGTTCGGTATCTTTGAAGAGCTGGGTGCCGAAGTGTATATGGCGGTACACGAAGACCTGGGCGCACCGGTGTGCCGTATCCTTGTGCCGGGCTACTCCGAAGTTTACCCCATCGAAGATCTGATCTGGGATAACACCAATAAGGCGCTGGATTACCGCGAAGATATTCTCAACCTGCACCGCCTCGACGACGATCAGCTCACCGACCTTGTCGAGCGTCTGGAAGAGAGCCAGATGGATGATCATGCCGATATCATCACCCTGATTGGTATCGAGTTCGATGAGAACACCGAGTGGGGCCAACTGACCATTCTAGAACTGAAATTGCTGGTCTACCTGGCGCTACAGCGCCATGAAGAGGCGCTGGACTGCGTGCAGATGTTCCTGCAGTACAACGACAACACCGTCGAGCGCGGCTTGTTTTACCAGGCAGTGAACGCGGTGCTGGAAATAGTGCTGGATGATGAGCTGGCGCTCGAAGACTATCTGCACAACTTCCAGCGCATGTTCGGTGTAGACACCATGGCGGCTGTTGTTGGCTCGGTGAGTGGAGAAGTGCGCTTCCACGGCCTAACGCCCACTAACATGCAACTGGAAGGCCTGGAGCGCCACCAGCGCTTGATTGAAAGCTATAAGAAGCTTCATGCGGCTCGGGCGGCTAAAGCGGGTATTTAA
- a CDS encoding TetR/AcrR family transcriptional regulator — MPYPKSHKSKTKERILASATELFSRNGFQKVSIDQIMKLAKMTHGAFYAHFASKEALYNESVRLTIDNSRAARLVKGPLSLQHLTELVANYCNLQELETKHRPGPEAVLFNEIGSEKAEIRTLFEASYMSMKKMLETRLIALSKLKQLPFANDRKAISDKSRVILASLVGAVAIAKSLPGEAERKQVLIATQRQILLMLGVSEAEAERMMQAQ, encoded by the coding sequence ATGCCTTACCCCAAGAGCCATAAATCGAAAACCAAAGAGCGCATTTTGGCTTCGGCAACGGAGCTATTCAGCCGTAATGGGTTTCAAAAGGTATCGATTGACCAGATCATGAAGCTAGCCAAGATGACGCATGGCGCTTTTTATGCACATTTCGCTTCAAAAGAAGCCCTTTACAATGAGTCTGTTCGCCTAACCATTGATAACAGCCGGGCGGCCAGACTGGTAAAAGGCCCACTTTCGTTACAACACCTAACCGAGCTAGTCGCTAACTACTGCAATCTCCAAGAGCTGGAAACTAAGCATAGGCCGGGGCCTGAAGCGGTACTATTCAATGAAATTGGCAGTGAAAAAGCAGAAATCCGTACCCTGTTTGAAGCGTCATACATGAGCATGAAAAAAATGCTTGAAACGCGGTTGATCGCGCTGAGTAAGTTGAAACAACTCCCCTTTGCCAATGACCGCAAGGCGATTTCGGATAAATCCCGGGTCATATTGGCCTCCCTGGTAGGAGCCGTCGCCATTGCCAAAAGCCTGCCGGGAGAGGCGGAGCGCAAGCAGGTATTGATAGCCACACAACGCCAGATTTTACTCATGCTCGGGGTCAGCGAAGCTGAGGCAGAGCGTATGATGCAAGCACAATAA
- the fabF gene encoding beta-ketoacyl-ACP synthase II codes for MQSPIVITGMGMVSPLGNSVNTSWQRLVNGQSGISTIDRFDTSSIPIKIAGVVPSIHHDPTGGIDLDEIADPKEQRKMDLFSLYALAAAQEALSQADWFPVEQVQKRRTATIIGSGIGGFPTITQAQKTLAERGYRKLSPFTVPAFLANLAAGNLSIRYGFQGPLGCPVTACAAGLQAIGDGMRIIRNGEADIALVGGAEACIDPLSLASFNALKAVSTESDAPERASRPFDKARNGFVMGEGAGVMVIETLEHAVARGATPLAVISGYGTSADAYHLTAGPKDGAGAAAAIQAALGMANLTTDAIDHINAHATSTPVGDRAEIASLRNVFGERLPAIPISATKAATGHLLGAAGGIESIFSVLAANTQQLPPTINLEHCDDDMQDLTFVTATHQKHVTKHVLCNGFGFGGVNAALIVSSIER; via the coding sequence ATGCAATCGCCTATCGTGATTACCGGCATGGGTATGGTCAGCCCGCTAGGAAACAGCGTCAATACAAGTTGGCAGCGACTGGTTAACGGCCAGTCTGGCATCAGCACCATTGACCGCTTCGATACAAGCAGTATCCCGATCAAAATTGCCGGGGTGGTGCCGAGCATTCACCACGACCCCACCGGTGGTATTGACCTGGATGAGATAGCCGACCCCAAAGAGCAGCGCAAAATGGACTTGTTCAGCCTCTACGCGTTGGCGGCAGCCCAAGAGGCGCTGTCACAGGCCGACTGGTTCCCTGTTGAGCAGGTTCAAAAACGCCGAACGGCCACCATTATTGGTTCTGGCATTGGCGGCTTCCCTACCATTACGCAGGCTCAAAAAACCCTTGCTGAGCGCGGCTATCGCAAGCTCTCCCCCTTCACGGTGCCCGCCTTTCTGGCCAATTTGGCTGCGGGCAACCTGTCCATTCGCTATGGCTTTCAAGGCCCACTGGGGTGCCCGGTGACGGCTTGCGCGGCAGGTCTACAGGCGATTGGCGACGGTATGCGCATCATACGTAACGGAGAAGCCGATATTGCCCTCGTCGGCGGCGCCGAAGCGTGTATTGATCCACTTTCACTCGCCAGCTTTAACGCCTTGAAGGCCGTTTCCACAGAATCAGACGCCCCGGAACGCGCGTCCAGACCCTTTGATAAAGCCCGTAACGGTTTTGTGATGGGAGAAGGCGCTGGCGTTATGGTGATCGAAACGCTTGAACATGCGGTCGCGCGGGGGGCAACGCCGTTAGCGGTGATTAGCGGCTACGGCACCAGCGCAGATGCCTATCATCTAACGGCAGGCCCAAAAGATGGGGCCGGCGCAGCGGCAGCGATTCAAGCGGCGCTAGGCATGGCGAACCTTACCACTGATGCTATTGATCATATCAATGCCCACGCCACCTCTACTCCCGTTGGCGACCGGGCTGAAATTGCCTCGCTGCGTAATGTATTCGGTGAGCGCTTGCCTGCCATTCCTATTTCGGCAACGAAAGCCGCCACAGGCCATCTGCTAGGCGCAGCGGGAGGCATAGAGAGTATTTTTTCTGTACTGGCAGCCAATACGCAGCAACTTCCGCCCACCATCAATCTTGAGCACTGCGATGATGATATGCAGGATTTAACCTTCGTCACAGCGACTCATCAGAAGCACGTCACTAAGCATGTATTGTGCAACGGATTCGGTTTTGGTGGCGTCAATGCGGCACTTATTGTTAGCAGTATCGAGCGTTAA
- a CDS encoding alpha/beta fold hydrolase, with the protein MFHGFEKQMRHVNGVEIAFRMGGRGPALLLLHGHPQTHVIWHKVADELTQHFTVIAADLRGYGDSSKPDDDPEHLNYSKRAMAADMAGLMSALGFEHFKVLAHDRGARVAHRLGVDHAERVERMVLLDIAPTLAMYRGTTEAFARSYWHWFFLIRPQPLPEMLIQSDPAQYLKSVMGARSAGMAPFSPEVLAEYERCLALPGTATGICGDYRASATIDLAHDQADIDAGVKLTCPIKVMWGAEGAIEACFDALSEWQKVATDVDGKALPCGHYIAEEVPEMLLEEALSFLCKKG; encoded by the coding sequence ATGTTTCATGGGTTTGAAAAACAAATGCGCCACGTTAATGGCGTCGAGATCGCTTTTCGAATGGGTGGTAGAGGCCCGGCACTGCTACTGCTTCATGGCCACCCTCAGACCCACGTGATTTGGCACAAAGTGGCAGATGAACTTACCCAACATTTCACCGTTATCGCCGCGGATCTGCGCGGATACGGTGACAGCAGTAAACCTGACGACGACCCCGAGCATCTTAATTACTCCAAGCGCGCCATGGCTGCCGATATGGCAGGGCTTATGAGTGCGCTCGGTTTTGAGCATTTTAAAGTGCTGGCCCATGACCGAGGCGCGCGGGTCGCCCACCGTTTAGGGGTTGACCACGCTGAGCGAGTAGAGCGTATGGTGCTGTTGGATATCGCTCCGACGCTGGCAATGTATCGCGGTACCACCGAGGCTTTTGCACGCAGCTATTGGCACTGGTTCTTCTTGATTCGTCCCCAGCCGCTGCCGGAAATGCTGATCCAGAGCGATCCCGCCCAGTATCTGAAAAGCGTAATGGGTGCCCGTAGTGCCGGTATGGCGCCTTTCTCCCCGGAAGTGCTGGCGGAGTACGAGCGTTGCCTCGCGCTACCCGGTACGGCTACCGGCATTTGCGGCGACTACCGCGCCAGCGCCACGATTGATTTAGCGCACGATCAGGCAGATATCGACGCGGGTGTAAAACTCACCTGCCCGATAAAAGTGATGTGGGGCGCTGAAGGCGCTATTGAAGCCTGCTTCGATGCTTTAAGCGAGTGGCAAAAAGTCGCCACCGATGTAGACGGCAAAGCGCTGCCTTGCGGCCACTACATCGCTGAGGAAGTTCCCGAAATGCTGCTTGAGGAAGCACTGTCGTTTCTATGCAAGAAAGGATGA
- a CDS encoding LysR family transcriptional regulator, with protein sequence MRVDDLKVLTYAAEHGSLSAAARELAITPAVASVAIKRLEDALGTRLLVRSTRSLRLTTAGAHYLVHAKAALNALNQGEKELHRERQEIAGELSLAMPSDLGRNVLLGWLDTFMAQHPQLHLRLRVSDRVSDLFRQPVEIALRYGVPEDSSLVALPLKSDNYRVVCASPDYITRHGSPAYPDDLHQHNCLCFVLGERVHNQWKFGSDNINVKGNRVSDDADCVRRWALAGEGIAYKSRLDVEEDLRNGRLVAMLEEFPCEPTPLYLVCPHRLSLTPAVIALKDFLIQQLKGYSR encoded by the coding sequence ATGCGTGTCGATGATCTAAAAGTGCTGACCTATGCCGCCGAGCACGGCAGCCTTTCTGCCGCTGCGCGGGAGTTAGCGATTACGCCAGCGGTGGCCAGTGTGGCCATCAAACGTTTGGAAGACGCGCTAGGCACACGGCTATTGGTGCGCTCTACCCGCAGCTTGCGGCTAACCACCGCGGGCGCACACTACCTTGTGCACGCTAAAGCGGCGCTTAATGCTCTTAACCAAGGCGAGAAAGAACTTCACCGCGAGCGCCAAGAGATTGCTGGAGAGCTCAGCCTTGCCATGCCTTCCGACCTGGGTCGTAATGTGCTGCTGGGCTGGTTGGACACCTTTATGGCCCAGCACCCTCAGTTGCATTTACGCCTGCGAGTAAGTGACCGCGTGAGTGACCTGTTCCGCCAACCCGTAGAAATCGCCCTGCGATACGGCGTTCCGGAAGACTCCAGCCTCGTCGCATTGCCGCTTAAAAGCGATAACTATCGCGTGGTATGTGCCTCTCCAGACTATATTACGCGTCATGGCAGTCCTGCTTACCCCGACGATTTACACCAGCACAACTGTCTGTGTTTCGTGCTTGGCGAACGTGTTCATAACCAGTGGAAGTTCGGTAGTGACAACATCAACGTAAAAGGCAATCGGGTGAGCGACGATGCCGATTGTGTGCGGCGCTGGGCATTGGCTGGCGAGGGCATTGCTTACAAGTCACGGCTAGACGTTGAAGAAGATCTTCGCAATGGTCGCCTAGTGGCAATGCTGGAGGAGTTTCCCTGCGAGCCAACGCCGCTTTACCTGGTGTGCCCTCATCGCCTTTCATTGACGCCTGCCGTGATAGCGTTAAAAGACTTTCTTATTCAGCAGTTAAAAGGTTACAGCCGCTAG
- a CDS encoding zinc-binding alcohol dehydrogenase family protein, which produces MKAIAFTQSLPIDHPDALQEIELPIPAPEAHDIRVAVSAISVNPVDAKVRNSALPKTGEPRVLGYDAVGIVDAVGSAVTRFQPGDRVWYAGNVARQGSNAEFQLVDERIASLAPKSLSDTEAAALPLTAITAWELLFDRLELGMRDTQGKSLLVIGAAGGVGSILVQLAKQLTDITVIGTASRPESQSWVKSLGADAVIDHHQPLDQALKVAGFDGVDMVISLNQTDHHFEAIVEALKPQGKLALIDDPELIDVRKLKVKSLSLHWELMFTRPLFTTEDLAKQHDLLAEVAAMVDDGRLTTTLGEVLGPINAENLKRAHALIESNSTIGKLVLEGF; this is translated from the coding sequence ATGAAAGCGATTGCCTTTACCCAAAGTCTGCCTATTGATCATCCTGATGCACTTCAAGAGATTGAGTTACCGATCCCAGCACCAGAAGCCCACGATATTCGTGTTGCGGTTAGCGCCATTTCCGTAAACCCCGTTGATGCCAAAGTGCGCAACAGCGCCTTGCCGAAAACCGGCGAGCCGCGAGTGCTGGGGTACGATGCTGTGGGCATTGTGGATGCCGTTGGCAGCGCCGTTACGCGTTTTCAGCCAGGTGACCGGGTGTGGTATGCGGGTAACGTTGCTCGCCAAGGCTCTAACGCCGAGTTTCAACTGGTCGATGAGCGCATCGCCAGCCTAGCGCCAAAAAGCCTTTCTGACACTGAAGCCGCTGCGCTTCCATTAACCGCCATTACCGCTTGGGAACTGCTGTTTGACCGGCTAGAGCTGGGCATGCGCGATACCCAAGGCAAAAGCCTGTTGGTGATTGGCGCAGCGGGGGGCGTGGGCTCAATCCTCGTGCAACTTGCCAAACAGCTCACCGATATTACCGTTATTGGTACGGCGTCTCGGCCCGAAAGCCAATCCTGGGTGAAGTCGCTAGGCGCGGACGCAGTGATTGACCACCACCAACCACTTGATCAGGCGCTTAAAGTGGCAGGCTTTGACGGGGTGGATATGGTGATTAGCCTTAACCAAACCGATCACCACTTTGAGGCCATTGTTGAAGCCCTTAAGCCTCAGGGGAAACTGGCTCTTATTGATGACCCGGAACTGATCGATGTACGGAAGCTCAAAGTGAAAAGCCTTTCGCTGCATTGGGAGCTGATGTTTACCCGCCCGTTATTCACCACCGAAGATCTTGCCAAGCAGCACGATCTGCTCGCAGAAGTGGCGGCCATGGTCGATGATGGAAGGCTAACAACCACCTTAGGCGAGGTGTTAGGCCCTATTAACGCTGAGAACCTAAAACGCGCGCACGCGCTTATTGAGAGCAACAGTACAATTGGCAAACTGGTCTTGGAAGGTTTTTAA
- a CDS encoding helix-turn-helix domain-containing protein, with protein MHDDFVANLRLLCSYYPSIAEVCRRLTINRAQFNRYLSGRYRPSHAALQRICHFFGVTTEDIALPHHDFRALVQTGQLKSEATPAALPWPNALVQRGSEGMERYIGRYFELYHSMSRPGQLMRTLVCLEEREGGIVYQRTERMQTAPGARPCHNRYVGTAVKLADRLFLVDHETLNGHEITQTILFPSFQSQVTQLTGLKMGVADNSERMPCCVRVVYQRLDEQISLREALAQCGLIALDDPSLDETLMAATRNDVADGEHHFRARH; from the coding sequence ATGCATGACGATTTTGTGGCCAACCTGCGCCTGCTCTGCAGCTACTACCCGTCTATTGCTGAGGTTTGTCGGCGTTTAACGATCAACCGTGCTCAGTTTAACCGTTATCTGAGTGGCCGCTACCGCCCCAGCCACGCTGCCCTTCAGCGCATTTGCCACTTTTTTGGTGTCACCACTGAGGATATCGCGCTTCCCCACCACGATTTCCGTGCCCTGGTGCAAACCGGCCAACTGAAGTCAGAAGCAACCCCAGCAGCATTGCCGTGGCCGAACGCACTGGTTCAGCGCGGCAGCGAAGGCATGGAGCGCTACATTGGCCGTTACTTTGAGCTTTATCACTCGATGTCGCGACCAGGGCAGTTAATGCGTACCTTGGTTTGCCTGGAAGAGCGAGAGGGTGGCATCGTTTATCAGCGCACCGAGCGGATGCAGACCGCCCCCGGCGCCCGCCCGTGTCACAATCGCTATGTGGGCACCGCGGTGAAGCTTGCTGATCGGCTGTTTTTGGTCGACCACGAAACCCTTAACGGCCACGAAATCACCCAGACGATTCTGTTTCCGAGCTTTCAAAGCCAAGTGACGCAATTGACCGGCTTAAAAATGGGCGTGGCAGATAACAGCGAGCGTATGCCCTGCTGTGTACGGGTGGTGTATCAACGCCTGGATGAACAGATCAGCCTGCGTGAAGCGCTGGCACAGTGCGGATTAATCGCCCTGGATGATCCTTCACTCGACGAAACTCTGATGGCCGCCACCCGTAACGACGTGGCCGATGGAGAGCATCACTTTCGCGCTCGCCACTAG